CGGGAGGCCCAGACCCGCTATCGGGTCCTTCGTTACTATAACGGCTACACCTTGATAGAAGCCGAACCACTCACCGGACGCACTCACCAGATCCGTGTGCACTTCGCAGCCATCGGTCACCCAATCGCTGGCGATCCAATCTATGGGCGCAAGTGTGCCAAATTCAACCTGCGGCGTCAATTCCTGCACGCTGCGCGTTTAGGTTTCCTGCGCCCGCGAGGAGGGGAGCGAGTCACTCTGAGCGCACCCTTGCCGTCAGAATTGCGGGCCGCACTGGATGAATTGAGGCCTGAATCACCATGAAGTTGCTGATA
The nucleotide sequence above comes from Chloroflexota bacterium. Encoded proteins:
- a CDS encoding RluA family pseudouridine synthase — translated: TLVNAILAHCPDLAGIGGALRLGIVHRLDKDTSGLMIVAKNDVAHRHLQSQFKRRTVEKVYVALVEGHLEPSRGLIDAPLGRDPKHRQRMAVVSTGGREAQTRYRVLRYYNGYTLIEAEPLTGRTHQIRVHFAAIGHPIAGDPIYGRKCAKFNLRRQFLHAARLGFLRPRGGERVTLSAPLPSELRAALDELRPESP